GCCGGGGATATGGTGGTGTCGGTACTGCCCTGCTCGAGAACTTCATCTCCGGTCGGGAACGCAAGGCCAGCGACGGAGGCCGCTCGCTCATTTTCGTGGATCACTTTCTCCAGCTCAGGGCTCAGGGCGTCACGGATGTTGCGCTCTATCAGGCCAGGATGATGTTTCGTCTGCTCACGATATTTTAGCTTCAGGCGCACCACCGGATATTCCCCCGGCAGCCGTATGTAAAAGCTCAGGTTAGGCAGACGCATCACCTGCTCGTAGTCGACAATCGGGTTATTCACCTCATCCTTACCGAGCGACACGCCATCACGCACCTGGTCGAGACCGTAACTGTTCTGCTCACGAATTTTGCGCTTACGCTGGTTGCCCAGCTCTTCTTCCACCACTTTGGCCATCTCAGCACTCGGGGAACGGCCATACATTCGAGTGTTCATCAGGTCAAAAATACTTTTCGCCAGTTCACGGCCGTAGACGTGGACCAGCTGCGCCATGTTCTGCATCCCCAGAACAAAACAACCGCCGAACTTACGGGCTTCAGCCAGGGTTTCTGCCAGCTCAGGGATACGCTGCAGGCTCGGGGTCTCATCGATGATGAACCAGACGCGGCGCTCACTGTTTTCTCCCATGCTCTGCAGCATCATGGTGGCCAGCGACACCCACAGTGATATCAGCGGACGTACGCTTTTACGGTGGCGGGCCTGAGTCGAAATAAAGAGCCAGCTGCTGTCATAGTCTTCTTTTGTCATCCATTCACGGATGGTAAAGGGGGGTTTGACACCGTCATCCAGCCCCTGCAGGTAACGCAGCGATTTGGCGTAGTTCGTCACCACCGAACGGATGGAAATGGCGGTTTTTTCGATTTTTTCCTCAACCAGATTGGCTGAAGGTGTATTCGCCAGATAGTCGCGCAGACTTTTCATGCTCAGCGACAGCAGGGTCTTGAGGAACTTCTCAATACTGCGCTCAGGATCTGCTGACATACGAATAGCGAGATCCGCAAAGATGGTGCGCGAACTGGATACCCAGAACGGGTCCGATTCGCCTTCAACCGGTATCAGGCTTGCGGCCATGTTGTCGTAGTCGACCGCATCAACGCACTCACCCCACAATTGCCAGTTGGCGCAACGTTCGTCGTGAGCGTTAAGAATGAAGTCAGTGGCTGGGTTGTAGTGCGTTTCGGTGAAAGTACAGCCTGAATCGTAGATAATCGCCCGGTCGCCACGCTTTCGGATGTAATCCAGAAGCCAGCGGATGAGTGTCGATTTACCGACGCCAATCGTGCCATGCATCAGGAAGTTCATCACCTCAGCCATCCTGACCATATGCAGGTCACCCACGCGCAGATCGGAGAGTTCGCCGTTTTTACGCAGCAGCTGGTTGACCTCTGCGGGCTTGTCGGTCAGCAGCATGCCGGAGAGATATTCATCCTCACTCTCCCGGCGCCCTATCCCCACGATGTACCAGCTCACGGCCATAAACACCGCCAGGCTGAATACGCCGCTGCCCAGTCCCGCCCACTGCAGGTAGTCAAGGAACTGTTCACCCATTGCCGTCATGTACGGGTCGGTAAAGATCTGCACAAGGGTCATTTTCAGAACCATCGCCGTCTGAGTCGGGGCGTACCAGTAATGAATGTCATAGAGTTTTGGAGCGCTGGCAGGCATCAGCTCAAAAAAGCTGCTGTTCATCCAGGCGAACCACCAGAGAGAGCCGTTATCCAGCGTTTCCTGGGGAATGCGCCATAAGAAAATGGCGGAGGCCAGCACAGCGAACAGAATGAAAATCCAGAAACCTATCCAGTTATTCACCTGAAGGAACATGCGCCAGCGGTAGGCGGTCATCTGCCCGCCCTGGGTGAGATTTTTACCTGCAAAGCTCATAGAAAATGTCCGGCAGTTATCGCATCGCCAGAAGGGCAATGTGACAAAGTGAGAGGTTATGAATGAAATCCCGGCGCTCGCCGCAGACAGGGCTGCGCCTGCGCAGTCATGCGAGGAAGCGAAATTTCACGGTAATGACAGAAAGCACTGCTGCGCCTGCCTTAACAGAGGAACGCGCTTAACATGCTGAAAACGAGGAGGAACGGCTGTGACGGGCGCCACAGCCGCAGGGTATTAGAGGATACCCGTAATGGATTTAGCCAGCTGTGCTTCGAGAACCGGTTTAGCTTCTTCGAACTTGAGATTCACCTTGTTAGCATTGGATACCACGCGGGTCTGGTATTTGGCGCGGTTGCCCTGCTCTGTGCTGGTCTGCACTTTCGCACCGGACGTCCCCTGCTTCAGCGCCGCAATATTGTCAGTGGTGACGGTAGCCTTACTGCGCTCGGCAATTTGCAGATCGGTCACCATCGTGTAGTTCACGTCCTCGACCATGGAATCCGCCGCCAGACCAATCAGGCCGCTTGCCAGACCCACACCGAGGGTCGCCCCTGCAGACGCTGAGTTATAAGCGGTGATACCCGCGCCCAACGCAGCACCAGTGGCGGCTCCCTCATAACCCGTGCTGAGGAAACCCTGAGAAGCACGGAGGTCCATCTTCTCGGCTTTCAGCACATTAGCCTGAACCCAGTAATAAGCATCATCTGGTGAGCGCGTGACGTTGTAACCTTTTGCTTTCAACGCATCTGAAATCTTCGCTTCCAGGCCGGACATATCCTGGTCGGAAGTATTACGCACCTGAAGGTATACGCTTTTCTCTGATGACGGCTCCAGCCAGACAGTCTGACTCATCTGGGTTTTGACATCGAGGTTGCGCTTTTTCACTGCGGTAGACATAGCACCACAACCAGACAGTGCAATAGTGGAAGCCACTAAGCCAACGACTGCATATTTTTTAAATTTCATCTTTTATCCTTTGCATAAAAAAACGTCCTGTTAACGGCGTAGCGCTAACAGGACTATTATCGGCAAAATTGTTTATAGACTTAAAAAGAATATTTGAGCTATTTGATATTCATCACATCGGTACTAAGGATATTTTCTAATTACCATGAATTATTGAACTCGAGGCTATAGACCCCTCCTTCAATAACCACGGTTAGGATCATATGTGCTGGAGGGTTCGTTGAAGTTTGTACCAAAGCTATTTCCATGAATATCCAGGCCTGAAATCCCCCCAACCATCGGCATGCCAGTGGAAGGATTGACGATAATTGTGGAATTGTAATCAGGGATATTGGAGCCATAGGTCATAGGTATGACAGGAGAGTTACTATCAAATCCTTTTATCGAGCTTGAATAAAATTCCCCAATAGGGGTATTACTATTCTTTGAGGCTGAACAAAATTTCTGCACTTCACTATCTGATAACCGGTTTGCCTTTCCACCCTTGATTCGATAGTAAGCACCTGTATCTTTATCTTGTAATACAACTGAGTTTTTACCTGCCACAGTAGTTGCAAAGATAAATGCAACAATCGTATGAACAGCAGCCCCAGATATAAGAGCTGTCTCAGCATCTTTCCCAACATACAATGCAAGGAAAATAAGGGAGCAGGAAAGAGTAACACTGGAGATCAGCACAATAATTTTGCTTATTTTCTCCCTACATTTTTTTAATTGGATTAAGCAAGCTACATATAGGAGCGTAGCAAAAAAGGAAAGTAGGGCTCCTTTCAACCAAAAGTCACCGTTAATAACATACTGCATATAAGCGATATACAATATATAGATACATGTTGGTAGCCAACAAAAGTAATTTTTTGTCTTAGTGTTCATTTGTCATCACCCCCCTGTTCCTGTTCTCGTCCTTAACTCTTTAATCCTATTTTCCAACTCATCTGGCTTAAGGTCATTAAACGGGTTTAATTTGCTTGATTGTTCAAGTTCCGCTTCTGCTCTTCCAAGCTGGAATTTACCTTGTGCATTCGCATCTTCTCCTTTAAGAATATCACTGGATGCCTGAACAGTGGATCGGTTTTTATCAATTTCCCCAGCAGATTCATTGATATTCCTCTCGTTTTCAGATCTTTGTTCCGCAACCCGGCGTTGTATCTCATTTTGTGGTCCAAAACCCTGACCAGATTGCTCATGAATTTTCGCCTGGTTTTGCTTAAAGTTACTCTCCATTTCACTTTCGGGAACACGCTCACCCTGCACAACCCGGCCCGGTTCGCTGGTTATATTCCTGATCGTAGACTCCGTATTGCCCCCACCGACGGCATGACGTTCTTCGTGAGCGGCGCGTGTGGTATCACTCGAATGAGTACCGACACGTTGCTGTGCTGCCGATTCGGAATGCCCCCCAGGCGCTACGGTTGTTGTGACTGAAGTCGGATAATCAGGGCGCGAAGACCGGACCTCTGCATTATTACCCTGTATTGACTCACCACCTGCATAGTGACCGTTTCCGCTCGCCACAGT
The nucleotide sequence above comes from Buttiauxella gaviniae. Encoded proteins:
- the traD gene encoding type IV conjugative transfer system coupling protein TraD; the protein is MSFAGKNLTQGGQMTAYRWRMFLQVNNWIGFWIFILFAVLASAIFLWRIPQETLDNGSLWWFAWMNSSFFELMPASAPKLYDIHYWYAPTQTAMVLKMTLVQIFTDPYMTAMGEQFLDYLQWAGLGSGVFSLAVFMAVSWYIVGIGRRESEDEYLSGMLLTDKPAEVNQLLRKNGELSDLRVGDLHMVRMAEVMNFLMHGTIGVGKSTLIRWLLDYIRKRGDRAIIYDSGCTFTETHYNPATDFILNAHDERCANWQLWGECVDAVDYDNMAASLIPVEGESDPFWVSSSRTIFADLAIRMSADPERSIEKFLKTLLSLSMKSLRDYLANTPSANLVEEKIEKTAISIRSVVTNYAKSLRYLQGLDDGVKPPFTIREWMTKEDYDSSWLFISTQARHRKSVRPLISLWVSLATMMLQSMGENSERRVWFIIDETPSLQRIPELAETLAEARKFGGCFVLGMQNMAQLVHVYGRELAKSIFDLMNTRMYGRSPSAEMAKVVEEELGNQRKRKIREQNSYGLDQVRDGVSLGKDEVNNPIVDYEQVMRLPNLSFYIRLPGEYPVVRLKLKYREQTKHHPGLIERNIRDALSPELEKVIHENERAASVAGLAFPTGDEVLEQGSTDTTISPAATAVPSPKSAVSVPKPAVTASAAAAPLKKATPASVVTEVSAPAKPEAPAITHGKHSEVKSLVTAPESNNVVPLHSTQHPPEAGARSVTTREDIPSALLKLRNRALPSEPSPSGALDMLQRRLISGANNANEADPDTEAGGESMNLDMHLSERGDGGLIVTTAGHSATPESPTDLHRVNRQLAQDEENILRHRDPDDPGYSDYDHDYHDREPEL
- the traT gene encoding conjugal transfer complement resistance protein TraT; translated protein: MKFKKYAVVGLVASTIALSGCGAMSTAVKKRNLDVKTQMSQTVWLEPSSEKSVYLQVRNTSDQDMSGLEAKISDALKAKGYNVTRSPDDAYYWVQANVLKAEKMDLRASQGFLSTGYEGAATGAALGAGITAYNSASAGATLGVGLASGLIGLAADSMVEDVNYTMVTDLQIAERSKATVTTDNIAALKQGTSGAKVQTSTEQGNRAKYQTRVVSNANKVNLKFEEAKPVLEAQLAKSITGIL